CCGCCGTGATCAACGCGCAGCCCGGCAGCCCCGACGCGACCCAGGGCACCCAGCCTGAGGCGCAGGCCGCGCACCCCGAGGCGACCGCCCGCAAGAGCTGGAAACCCAAAGCGGCGGGTGCCGACGATGTGGCGCCCGCGGCACCGGCAGCCCCTGCTGCCGCTGCCCCATCCACGGACGCTCCGGCCCGCAAGAGCTGGAAGCCCAAAGGCGGCGACGACGTGAGTGCGGCGCCCGTCACGCCCGCACCGGAGGCTGCGACGGCGGCGCCCACCGCTCCAGCCCCCAACGCTTCAGCCCCCACCGCACCTGTCGCTGACGCTCCGGCCCGCAAGGCCTGGGCACCCAAGGCCAAGGCAGATGACGTGAACCCCGCCCCGGTCGCTCCGGCCGAACCTGCTCCGGCCGCACCCAGCCCGGACGCCCCGGCCCGGAAAGCCTGGGCTCCCAAGGCCAAGGCGGAAGCGGCGCCTGCTCCGGCAACCACCGAGCCCACCGCGCCTGCCGCGCCGAGCGAAGTGGCCCCCGCTGCCGCGCCTGCTGCCGGTGAACGGAAGAAATGGGCGCCGAAGGGCCAGCCGGTCAGTGCCGCGCCCGTGACGGATGCAGCCGAGCCGACCACCCAGACCGCGATCGCCCAGCCCGCTCCCGCTCCTGCCGTGACGTCTGAAGCCGCGCCTGCCCCGACCGCCGCGACCGGCGAGCGGAAGAAGTGGGCTCCGAAAGCCGCGGCGGCTCCGGCCCCCGCACCCGACGTGCAGGCCGCCACGCCCGCACCTGTCACCGAACCGAGCGCCGAACCCATCACCGAGCACGTGCACCTTGAACAGGTCGGGGAGAACCTGCTTGAGGAAGGACAGCAGGCGACGAGTGAGCCGGGCGCCGGGGGCCGCAAGAAGTGGCAGCCGAAAAAGAAACCCGAGTGAAGAACCCCGAGTAGAGCCGCTTCGACCGGACCGCCCCACATCGGGGCGGTTCTGCGTTGGGCTTGTCTGCACCGTGTGCAATGTCACGCTAGTATCAGCGAATGACCATTGCGATCGTCACGGATTCCACGAGTGACCTGACGCCGGAACTGCTCGCGCAGATCGGCGTGAAGAGTGTGCCGCTGTACGTGCTGTTCGACGGCAAGATGCACAAGGACGGCCTGGAGATCAGACCGCAGGACATCTTCACGGGTCTGAAGGCGGGCAAGAAGACGCCCAGCACCAGCCAGCCCAGCCCGGCCGAGTTCGCGACCGCGTACACCGAGGCCCTGCAGGTGGCCGACGAGGTCCTGAGCTTGCACATCAGCGGGCAGATGTCCGGAACCGTGGGCAGTGCCCGACTGGCCGCGCAGGAGTTCGGCGGGAAGGTCACGGTGCTGGACAGCCGCTCGGTCAGCATGGGCCTGGGCCTGCGTGTGCTGCGCGCCGCTGAACTGGCGCATCAGGGCCTGAGCATGGACGAGATCGTCCGGCAGCTGGAGGCCGCGGCCAGCAAGGCCGATATCCGCTTCACGGTGGACACCCTGGACTTCCTGCGCATCAACGGGCGCATCGGGGGCGCGCAGGCGCTGCTGGGCAGCCTGCTGAACATCAAACCCATCCTGGTCGTCAAGGACGGCCGCGTGGACTCCGGTGGGCGCGTGCGCGGCCACAAGAAGGCCGTGGCGGACCTCGTCGAGCACGTCCGGAAGTACACGGCCGCCCACGGGCCGACCCGCGTGGCGGTCATGTGCACCCCCGGCGGCGAGGAGTACGTCAAGGAGGTCCGCGCCGGACTGTCCGGGATTCAGTTCGAGGACATGGGCGACCACATGATCGGCGCGGTCGTCGCCACGCACGCCGGTCCCGGCACCGTCGGCGTGACCCTGGAGCCCGTGACGGTCTGAAGTGAGGGCCCGACTCCTGTGGGCGCTGCCCGCCCTGCTGTGGTCGTGCGCGGCGCCGCCCCAGCAGGAGGGGCACGTCGTCCTGCAACGCCAGGACCGCGCCGCGCCCCCCGCCGACCCCTTGCGGGACGACGCGGGCTGCCTGCGACCCGCGCCCGAGGTGCCGAAGGCCCCGCCGCCCCCTCATCACCTGAGCGGGCAGCTGGGCCTGTGGGTGGCCGAGGTAGACCCCGTGACCCTGCGGCCTGTCCGGGCGCTCGCCGTCAACCCCGACAGCGTGTTCCCGCTGGCGAGCACGTACAAGCAGGCGGTGCTGTGGGCGCTGCTGCGCGACATCGACGCGGGGCGCGTCCAGCCGACCGAGCGCTTCGACGTGACCCGCGAGAACCAGTCGCTGGGTAGTTACCCCTTCGACGATTCGGACGTGCGGACCCTGACCGAGCGCATGATCCGCAACAGCGACAACACCGCCACCGACATCCTGCACCGCCGCGTGGGCCTGGGTGCCGTGCAGGACGTCGCCGACCGGCTGGGATTGTGCCGCACGCGCTTGATCCTGCCCACCAAGGACTGGTGGGTGGCGCAGACCGGCCTGTCCGCGACGTTCAACGGCACGAGCCGCTGGGCCGCCGCGCGGGGTGAGGAACAACGCCGCCTGGCGGAGCTGATCGACGCGGACAGCCGGAAGTACCGCGCGGACTACGTGCAGCGCAAGCTGAACGACCACTTCGACCACCGGAAGGACGACGCGGTGGACGCCCAGGTGTACAACCTCAGCACCCCGTACGAGTTCGGGACGCTCGTCGCGCAGGAGTTCCTGCGGCCTGACCTGTCGGAACCGTCGCGCCGCTGGCAGCGGGACGTCATGGCGCTGGGGTTCGGGAAGTCCGCGCTGAACCTCACGCACCAGAAGCGCGTGCGCTACGTGGGCGCCAAGGGCGGCAACGGCTGGCAGCTGCTGACGTACAGCGGCTACGTCGAGACCACCGACGGCCACCACCTCGTGTACGTGTTCATGCAGCGCGGCGCGGACCAGACGTACACCATGCCGAACACCCGCCGCGCCTTCGCGTGGATCAACGCGGCCCTGAAGGACCTGCTCACCCGCCCGGTCGACGCCACGCCCTGACCCGGCCGGGGCGCGACGGTCTGAAGGTGGCGCGCGTGAAAGGAACCTGTGCCGCCGCGCGCCCTACGCTACGGGCATGAACGGACCGCGCGTCACGCCCCAGCCCCGACCGGCGCAGCCGATAGGGGTGCTGGAGCGGGAAGTGGTGGCCCTGGAAGCCGGGATGTACAACACCCCGGAGGTGACGGTCACGCGGCTCGCCGAACTGCTCGAACAGGCCCGGCAACTCGGTGACGTCCGCGCCGAGGCCCTGGCGCACCTGCTGCTGGGTGGCTGCGCGCTGTACACCGGGCGGCTGCCGGACGTGAAGGCGCACCTGGAAGCCGCCCACGCACGAGCGGGGCAGCTGGATGACCCGGCGCTGCTGGCCCGCTGCCTGAACGGCCTGGGTCTGTACCACGACCGCGTCGCGGAGTATGACCTGGCCCTGCAGTCCTTTCTGGACAGCCTGCGCGTCACACAGGCCAGCGGGGACGACACGGGGTCATTCCGCGCGCTGAACAATCTCGCGGCGCTGTACACCACCACCGGGCAGCTGACCCAGGCCCTGGCGTTCCACGAGCGTGCCCAGCAGCTCGCGCAGGTCCTGCAATCACCGATCATGCTGGCGTCGTCGGTCACGCACCTGATCCTCATCCACGACCGGCAGGAGCACCCGGCGCTGGTCCTGAACCTCGCCGGGCAACACCTCCCGCTGATCCGGCAGGTGGGACCGCCCCGCTGGGTGAGCACCGTGCAGGAGTGCGTCAGCCGCGCCCTGCTGCGCCAGGGAGACGCCCCACGCGCACTGGAGGTCGCCCTGGCGGACCTGGACGCCACCCGCGCCCGGCAGGACCACGAGGGCATCAGCCGGCTGGCGTGTGCAGCCGCGCTGGCCCACCTCACCCTCGGGCACCTGGACGAGGGGCAGGCGCTGCTGAGCGAGAGTCTCGGTCTGGCCCGCGAGGTGGGCAGCCGCCCGGTCGAGATCCTCGCGCTGTCAGGACTGGCCCGGAAGCACGAGCTGGCCGGGGCGTACCAGGAGGCGCTGCGGTTCGCACGTGAACACCACGCACTGGAACGCGCCGTGCACGAACAGGAGGTCGACGCCCGCTCGCAGCTGCTGACCGCCGAGATCCGCCTGGAGCTCCTGAACCGCGAAACCGAGATCGAGCGGCTCCGGAACGTGGAACTGGCCCGCGCGAACCGGCAGCTGCGCGACACGCAGGCGGACCTCCTGCACCGCGCCACGCACGACCCCCTGACCGGCGTGAGCAACCGCGCGCACTTCCATCAGGTCACCACCGACGCCCTGCGCGGACTCGGCCCGGCCGAGAACGCCGCGCTGATCTTCATCGACCTGGACCGCTTCAAGAGCGTGAACGACACGCTCGGGCACCCGGCCGGGGACAGCCTGCTGCAACAGGTCGCGCGGCGCCTCCAGAGCGTCGTGCGCAGCAGCGACCTCGTCGGTCGGGTCGGCGGGGACGAGTTCACGGTGCTGCTCAGCCGCGTCAGTGCCCGCCGCGACGCGACGCTCGTCGCGCAGAAACTCGCGGACGTGCTCGCCGAACCCTTCGATCTGGCGGGCAGTCGCGTGACCGTCACGGCCAGCATCGGCTGCGCCGTCGCGCCGTCCGACGGGCGGGACGCCGAGGCGCTGCAACAGCACGCCGACCTCGCCATGTACCGCGTCAAACGCAGCGGCGGCAACCAGGTCCTGCACTTCGAGCCGGCCATGGGTGAACCCGGCGACCGACAGCTGCTGGAACGGGACCTGCGCGGCGCCCTGGACCGCCAGGAACTCCGCCTGCACTACCAGGGGCGCTACGCCGTGCGCGGCGGCGCGCTGGCGGGCTTCGAGGCGCTGATCCGCTGGCAGCACCCCGAACGGGGCCTCGTGCCGCCCGGCACGTTCATCCCGCTCGCGGAGGACACCCGCCTGATCCTCCCGATCGGCGAGTGGGTCCTGCACGAGGCCTGCCGTCAGGCGGCGCAGTGGAACTTCCCGCAGCGTGATCTGTGCATGTCCGTGAACGTCTCGCCGCTGCAGTTCGACCTGCCGCACTTCGTGGACACCGTCCGCGCCGCGCTGCACGCCACCGGCCTGCCCGCCCGGCACCTGATCCTGGAGATCACCGAGAGTCTCGTCATGCGGGACGTGGACCGCGCCCAGGCGCACATCCGGGAACTCAAGGCGCTGGGCGTGCAGATCGCCATGGACGACTTCGGCACCGGGTACAGCAGCCTGAGCATGCTCGAATCCCTGCCGTTCGATCAGCTGAAGGTCGACCGGTCCTTCACGCGACACCTGAACGGCGACCGCGAGCCGCGCGTGACGGCCCTGATGGGCGCCATGATCCAGTTGGCGCAGACGCTGAACATGACCGTCACCGTCGAGGGCGTCGAGGACGACTCGCAGCGCGAGCGCCTGCGGGACATGGGCTGCGATCACCTGCAGGGGTTCCTGCTGGCACGCCCCCTGCCGCCTGAAGACGCCGCGCGGCTCATCCCGCCCGACGCCGCGCGGCTCAACCCGGACGCCACCCGAACGACCAACTGACCGCGTCCGCCTCGTCCCGCAGCAGGCGCAGCAGCGCGGCCTCGCGCAGGCGCGCGGTCGGGACGCTGACGCCCAGCGCCGCCAGCACCGTCCCGCCCGCGCCGCGCAGCGGAACGGCCAGCCCGGACGTGCCGGATGCCCACTCGTCGCGCGTGCGGGCCGCGTCCTGCGCGCGGATGTCCGCCGCCTCGGAGGCCCACACCCCGGTCGTGGTCACGGTGTGAGGTGTGAACCCGGCGGCGTCCGGCGGCAGTGGCCGCCCCGCCAGGGCCAGCAGCAGCTTCCCGCTGGCCGACGCGTGCGCGGGCAGCTCGAACTCCAGTTCCCCCGCCACGGGCGGCCCGTCCCGGCCCTGCACACTGCGCGCGATGCACAGCACCCGGCCTGAACTGCCGTCCAGCACGCTCAGGAACGCCAGGGCATGCCCGGCCCGCGCGACCCGCTCCATCGCCGCGTGCGCCGGGCCGTACCACGGCAGACTGCCGTACAGCGCACTGGAGAGTTTCAGCAGCCGCCAGCCCAGCCGGTACCGACCCCGACCCACCCGCACCAGCAGGCCCGTGCCGCACAGCGCGGTCAGCTGCTCGTGCAGGGTGCTCGTCGGCACGCCCAGCTGCCGGGACAGGTCCGACAGGCGCCACTCGGTGTGATCCGCGTCGAAGGCCGAGAGGACGTCCACCGCGCCCGCCAGCAGGGAAGAGGAAGCCACGGGCGCAGCATGGCACGATTCCGGTCAGGCCGGAAACAGGGGGCTGGGGGTTACAGCTTCAAGCCCGAGATCACCTCCGCCGCGCGCGCCACGCCGTCCTCCGCGCGGATGCGGGTGCCCAGGGCCGCCGCCCGGTCCTTCATGCCGGGATCGGTCACGGCGTGCGTCAGGGCCTCCGCCAGCGTCCGCTCGTTCAGGGCGCGGCGCGGCACCGGGGCGGGTCCCACACCCAGCCTCTGCACGCGGTCGCCCCAGAACGGCTGATCCCCGAAGAACGGCACGACGACATTCGGCACGCCTGCCGCGAGGCCCGCCGCCGTCGTGCCCGCCCCGCCGTGATGCACGGTCGCCGCCACACGCGGGAAGAGCCAGTCGTGCGGGACGCTGTCCGTCACGAACACCGAGTCCGGCACGTCGGCGGCGCTCAGGCCACCCCAGCCGCTCAGGAGGACCGCCCGCTGCCCGCTGCGCTCCAGCGCCCGCACCACCTCGCGGGTCGTCGCCTGCGGGTCCGGGGTGGTCATGCTCCCGAACCCGATGGACACCGGAGGCGGCCCGGCGGCCAGGAACGCCTCCAGCGCGGGCGGCGGCGTCCAGGCCTCCTGCGGCAGGAACCAGTAACCGGTCAGGTGCTGCGCCGCGTCCCAGTCGGCGGGGCGGGGCAGGACCGCCGGGCTGATGCCGTGCAGGGTCGGCAGGGGCCGCAGCGGGCGCGGGCCGAGCAGCGGGGCGGGGAGAGGCCCAGCACCTCGCGCCGCGCGCGCGAGTCCGCCGAGCGGAACATCTGCCACATCACCTGCCGCGTCACGACGTGCGACAGGCGGTTCGCCCAGCCGCCCAGCCGCACGGTGGCCGGCGGAACGATCGCGCCCGGAAATGCCCGCGTGGGGTGGAACGGCACCACGTGCGCCTCCACGAGCGGCACACGCAACTTCTCCGACAGCGCCTGCGCGACGTTCAGCCCCCCGATGCCCGCCACGAGCAGGTCAGCGTCCCGCGCGGCCACCAGACCGTCCTCGGCCCACAGCAACGCGCCCTGTTGCGTGGCGCGGGCAGACACCCGGTTGATCGCCAGCATGTTCCCGCCCGCCAGCGCGGCGCGCATCTCGGGGCTGTTCACGACCTCCCGCACGTCCCCGCGCATCGGGGCGAACTCCAGGCCCGCGCCCGTCACGAACGCCCGGAACGTCTCGTGCGAGGCGAGCCGCACCGCGTGCCCCGCCCGGCGCAGCCCCAGCCCCAGCGCCACGTACGGCTGCACGTCCCCGCGCGACCCCAGCGCGATCAGCGTGACCCTCACGCGCGCCCCGCCGCGACCAGCGCCAGCAGCACGTCCGCCACGCGCGCCGCCGTCACCTGCGGATCGGGGAGAGGCTCGCCCGACAGCGCGCCCTGCACGCTGTGACCCAGCACCAGCGTCAGGCCGGTGCGCAGCAGCTCGCCGGTGTCCACGCCGCGCAGTTCGGGGCGCGCCGCGAGCCCCTGCGCGCCCAGGTCCGCCGTCCCGGTCAGACCGTCGGCGAACGCGCGGCCCAGGTCGCGGCGGATCAGGCCCTCGGACAGGATCACGCGCAGCAGCCCCGCCTCGTCCTGCGCCAGCGCTGCCAGCGGCACGGCCAGGAACGCCTGCAGGAAGTCCCGCAGGTTCAGGGTCGCCAGCGCCGCCGGATCGAGTGCCTCGCGCGCCTGCTCTCCCAGGGCGCTGAACAGGCCCAGCAGCAGGTCGTCCTTGCCCCGGAAGTGGTGGTAGAGGGTGCCCTCGGCCAGTCCCGCCTGCCGCGCCACGGCGCGCATGGTCGTGCGGTGGAACCCGTCCTGCGCGAAGCAGGTCTGCGCCGCGCGGAGGATCGTCGCCCGCCGCTGGGGATCGTCCGCCGGGCGGGGCGAGGTCCGCTTCGTCCGTTCATTCCAATCCGAGTGAGTGCTCACTCATTCAGAATGATCCATGTGCTGACTGCGGGCAAGAGGGGCAGATCACTTTCCGGTCAAGCCGGAAAACTCGATTGCGGATGATGGAAGGCAGATGGAAGATGGCGGCACAGAACTGGGCTATGAGCTCTGAGCTACGGGCTCTGAGGAAATCTGCCGGAGCGGAGGTGACTGCCCCTGCACGCCTCACAGCTCACAGCCCCCACTCCCCGGAGGACCCCCCATGACGCACCCCGCCCCCACCGAACCCGCCCCCGTCATCCGCGCCCCACGCGGCCCGCACAAGACCGCCAAAGGGTGGGTGCAGGAGGCGGCCAAGCGCATGCTGATGAACAACCTCGACCCGGAGGTCGCCGAGCACCCCGACACCCTGGTCGTGTACGGCGGGCGCGGCAAGGCGGCGCGCAACTGGGAGGCGTTCCACCGGATCGTGGAGACCCTGGACCGCCTGGAGGACGACGAGACGCTGCTGATCCAGTCCGGCAAGCCCGTCGCCGTGCTGAAAACGCACGAGTGGGCGCCGCGCGTGCTGCTCGCCAACAGCAACCTCGTGCCGCACTGGGCGAACTGGGAGACCTTCGACAAGCTCGATCAGGCGGGACTGATGATGTACGGCCAGATGACCGCCGGAAGCTGGATCTACATCGGCACGCAGGGCATCCTCCAGGGCACCTACGAGACCTTCGCCGGAGCGGCCCGTAAGCACTTCGGCGGCAGCCTGACGGGAACCATCACCGTCACCGCCGGGCTGGGCGGCATGGGCGGCGCGCAACCGCTGGCCGTGAAGCTCGCCGGGGGCGTGAGCATCACCATCGAGATCGACCCCACCCGCATCCAGAAACGCCTCGACACCCGCTACCTCGATGAGGTCGCCACGAGCCTTGAAGACGCCATCGCCCGCGCTGAGAAGTACAAGGCTGAGGGCGTCGCCCGGTCCATCGGCGTGCAGGGCAACGCCGCCGACCTCGTCCCGCAGCTCGTGACGATGAACTGGACCCCGGACCTCATCACCGACCAGACCAGCGCGCACGACCCCATGTGGGGCTACCTCCCCCCGGTCAGCGCCGACGAGGACGCCAGCCGCCTGCGCACCGACCACCCCGACGAGTACAAACGCCGCGCCTACGAGGCCATGGCCGCGCACGTCCGCGCCATCCTCGAACTCCAGAAACGCGGCGCGGTCGCCTTCGACTACGGCAATAACCTCCGCCACCGCGCGCAGGAAGCGGGCGTGGAGAACGCCTTCGACTACCCCGGCTTCGTGCCCGCGTTCATCCGCGACTCCTTCTGCGAGGGGCGCGGCCCCTTCCGCTGGGTCGCCCTGTCCGGCGACCCCGAGGACATCCGCGCCACCGACCGCGCGCTGCTGGACCTCTTCCCCCACGACGAACGCCTGCAATCCTGGCTGACGTACGCCGCCGACCAGATCGCCTTTCAGGGCCTCCCCGCCCGCATCTGCTGGCTCGGGTATAAGGAACGCGACCGCGCCGCGCTGCTCTTCAACGAGATGGTCGCCGACGGCCGCCTGAAAGCCCCCATCGTCATCGGCCGCGACCACCTCGACGCCGGCAGCGTCGCCAGCCCCTACCGCGAAACCGAAGCCATGCTCGACGGCAGCGACGCCGTCAGCGACTGGCCCCTCCTGAACTTCGGCGTCGGCATCGCGTCGGGCGCCAGTTGGATGAGCTTCCACCACGGCGGCGGCGTCGGCCTGGGCTTCAGCCAGCACAGCGGCCTCGTCATCGTCGCCGACGGCACCGAACAGGCCGCGCAGAAACTGTCCCGCGCCCTGACCAACGACCCCGGCATGGGCGTCATCCGCCACGCCGACGCCGGATACGACCACGCCCTGAACGTCGCCCACGAACGCGGCCTCGACCTCCCCAGCCTCGGCATACAGTCCATAGAATGAACACCCCTGCTGCCCGCTCAGGCCTGCTCCGGCGAGCCGTTGCCACGACTCTGGCGTTCGGTGCACTGGCTCAAGCGCAGACCGACGCGCCGCCCACCTCGGCCACCTACCCGGTCACACTGGTCGGCGGCCGGGTGGTGTCGGTCAGCGCGCCATCCCCGGAATGGGCAGATGTCGGCTGGATGACCTGGGAACTCGATCAGCGCCAGCCCAGCCTCGACGGCCGATTCCACGCACTGCTGTTCAGGCAGTTCTCTAACAACCCCAAACACGACCCCATCACCGTCAATCTCGTGAAACCGGACGGACGTGTCCTGCCACTGAAGAACAGTGACGTGTTCGACGTGACCTGGATGCCCGACGGGCAGTACCTGCTGGGCCGCGGCAACAACACCCTGCGCCTGTGGAACACCAGCGGTGGCCTGCGGACCCGTGTCCTACCGGGCATGGAGGCGCTGGACGTGAAGCCGGGCGTGGTGTGCGTCGCGACCGTTCCCGCCGGGAATACGGTGGGTATGATCGTCCAGCGGTTCCGGGTTCCGTCACTCCGTCCCCTCGGTGAGTACACCATCACGGGTGTCCCGACCAACCGGAGGTTCTGCCAGTGACCCAACCCACCCACCTGCCCTACGGCGGGATTGCCACCTTCGCCCGCGCGCCGATGGTTCAGCCCGAGGGGGACTGGACGGCGGACGTGGCCGTGCTGGGTATTCCCTTCGATATCGCGCTGGGTTTCCGCCCCGGCGCCCGCTTCGCGCCCCGTGCCCTGCGCGAGGCGAGCCTGCGGAGCGTGCCGCCCTTCACGGGCCTGGACGGCGTGACGAGGCTGGCGGGCGTGACCTTCGCGGACGCGGGGGACGTGGTGCTGCCCAGCCTGGAGCCGGAACTGGCGCGGCAGCGGATCACGGAGGCGGCGGAACTCGTGCGGGATCGGTGCAGCCTGCCGGTGTTCCTGGGTGGCGACCACAGCGTCACGTACCCGATCCTGCGGGCGTTCGCGGGCGTGCCCGACCTGCACGTGGTGCAACTGGACGCGCACCTGGACTTCACGGACAGCCGCAACGACACCCGCTTCAGCAACAGCAGTCCCTTCCGCCGCGCGTGCGAGGAACTGCAGAACCTCGTGCACATCACGACGATTGGCCTGCGCGGCCTGCGCTTCGACCCGGAAGCGGTCGCGGCGGCCCGAGCACGTGGGCACGCCCTGATCCCCATGACGGACGTGACCGCCGACCTGACGCGCGTGCTGGAGCGGCTACCGCGCGGGAAGAACGTGTACCTCAGCGTGGACGTGGACGGCTTCGACCCCAGCGTCATCCCCGGCACCAGCAGCCCCGAACCGGACGGTCTCACCTACGCGCAGGGCATGGCGATCCTGGCGGAAACCGCGCGGCACAACACCATCGTCGGACTGGACGTCGTGGAACTCGCCCCGAACCTCGACCCCACCGGGCGCAGCGAACTCCTGACCGCACGGCTGATCATGGAGACGCTGTGCGCTGTGGACGAATTTAATTCCGTGCGGCCAGGGTGGACACGATGACGGAAACTCTCTTCACGAACATCAGCCAGCTCGTCACGCCTGCGCGCGACGTGCAGCGTGGCGCGGCCATGCGCGACCTGAAGGTCATCCCCGACGCGGCGATGCTGGTGTCGGGCGGGGTGATCCGCTGGGTCGGCCCGCGCGCCGACGCTCCCGGCAACGCGCAGGAGCATGACCTGGGTGGCGTGGCTGTCGTGCCGGGATTGATCGACCCGCACACGCACGCCGTGTGGGCCGGGGATCGCCTCGCGGACTTCGAGGCTCGCGTGCAGGGCGTCCCGTACGAGGAGATCCTCGCGCGCGGCGGCGGCATCCGCTCCTCCATGCGGGCGACCGGGGCGGCCAGCGTGAACGAACTCGTGGCCCTCGCCCGGCCCCGATTGGAGGCGCTGCGTTCATCCGGCGCGACGACGATTGAGGTCAAGAGCGGGTACGGCCTGGACTTCGACGCCGAGCGGCGGATGCTTCATGCCGTCCGCGTCCTCCAGACGGAATTCGAGCTCGTGCCGTCCCTGCTGATTCACGTGCCGCCCACCGAAGGCCGCGCGGAGTACGTGCAGGCCGTCTGCCATGACCTCATCCCGGGCGTGGCGCGCGACGGTCTGGCGACGGCCGTGGACGTGTTCACCGAGCGGGAGGCGTTCACGGTGGACGAGACCCGCGCCATCCTCCAGGCCGCAAAAACACACGGGCTTCAGACGAAGCTGCATGCCGATCAGTTCCACGCCATCGGCGGCACGGAGCTCGCGTGCGAGCTGGGTGCCCTGAGCGTGGATCACCTGGAAGCGAGCGGCCCCGCGCAGATCGCCGCGCTGGCCGCGTCGAACACCGTGGCGACCATCCTGCCCGGCGTGACCCTGCACCTGGGTCTGCCTGCTGCGCCGGGCCGCGCCCTGATCGACGCGGGAGCGGCGGTCGCCGTGGGGACTGACCTGAACCCCGGCTCGTCCCCCGTGTTCAGCACGCAACTGGCGCTGGCGCTCGCGGTGCGTCTGTGCCGCCTTACGCCCGCCGAGGCGCTGACTGCCGGCACCGTGAACGCCGCCGCCGCCCTGGGCCTGAGCGACCGGGGAGCCCTCACACCCGGCCAGCGCGCCGACTTCCTCGCCCTGCACAGCCCCGACTGGCGCGACCTGTCCTACACCCTTGGCGCGAACCCCGTCCGGAACGTGTTCGTCGACGGCACGCGCCTCTGAGCCGTTTCCATCACCCATCCACTTTCACCCATCAACCCTCCGAAGGAGCTCCCGTGATTCTCGATCAACACCTGTCCCTGTCTGATTTCCTGTCTGTCGTGCGTGGCGGCGAGTCCGTCCAGCTGTCCGAGGCGGCGCGTGGGCGCATCCTGCGGGCGCGGGCGGTGATCGAGCGGATCGTGGATGGTCAGGCGGCGGTGTACGGCGTGAACACGGGTTTCGGGAAGTTCGCGTCGGTGCAGGTGCCGCGTGAGGGGCTGGAGGAGTTGCAGTTGAACCTGAT
This region of Deinococcus sp. JMULE3 genomic DNA includes:
- a CDS encoding glycosyltransferase → MRVTLIALGSRGDVQPYVALGLGLRRAGHAVRLASHETFRAFVTGAGLEFAPMRGDVREVVNSPEMRAALAGGNMLAINRVSARATQQGALLWAEDGLVAARDADLLVAGIGGLNVAQALSEKLRVPLVEAHVVPFHPTRAFPGAIVPPATVRLGGWANRLSHVVTRQVMWQMFRSADSRARREVLGLSPPRCSARARCGPCRPCTASARRSCPAPPTGTRRST
- a CDS encoding bifunctional diguanylate cyclase/phosphodiesterase; the protein is MNGPRVTPQPRPAQPIGVLEREVVALEAGMYNTPEVTVTRLAELLEQARQLGDVRAEALAHLLLGGCALYTGRLPDVKAHLEAAHARAGQLDDPALLARCLNGLGLYHDRVAEYDLALQSFLDSLRVTQASGDDTGSFRALNNLAALYTTTGQLTQALAFHERAQQLAQVLQSPIMLASSVTHLILIHDRQEHPALVLNLAGQHLPLIRQVGPPRWVSTVQECVSRALLRQGDAPRALEVALADLDATRARQDHEGISRLACAAALAHLTLGHLDEGQALLSESLGLAREVGSRPVEILALSGLARKHELAGAYQEALRFAREHHALERAVHEQEVDARSQLLTAEIRLELLNRETEIERLRNVELARANRQLRDTQADLLHRATHDPLTGVSNRAHFHQVTTDALRGLGPAENAALIFIDLDRFKSVNDTLGHPAGDSLLQQVARRLQSVVRSSDLVGRVGGDEFTVLLSRVSARRDATLVAQKLADVLAEPFDLAGSRVTVTASIGCAVAPSDGRDAEALQQHADLAMYRVKRSGGNQVLHFEPAMGEPGDRQLLERDLRGALDRQELRLHYQGRYAVRGGALAGFEALIRWQHPERGLVPPGTFIPLAEDTRLILPIGEWVLHEACRQAAQWNFPQRDLCMSVNVSPLQFDLPHFVDTVRAALHATGLPARHLILEITESLVMRDVDRAQAHIRELKALGVQIAMDDFGTGYSSLSMLESLPFDQLKVDRSFTRHLNGDREPRVTALMGAMIQLAQTLNMTVTVEGVEDDSQRERLRDMGCDHLQGFLLARPLPPEDAARLIPPDAARLNPDATRTTN
- a CDS encoding TetR/AcrR family transcriptional regulator, whose product is MSTHSDWNERTKRTSPRPADDPQRRATILRAAQTCFAQDGFHRTTMRAVARQAGLAEGTLYHHFRGKDDLLLGLFSALGEQAREALDPAALATLNLRDFLQAFLAVPLAALAQDEAGLLRVILSEGLIRRDLGRAFADGLTGTADLGAQGLAARPELRGVDTGELLRTGLTLVLGHSVQGALSGEPLPDPQVTAARVADVLLALVAAGRA
- a CDS encoding DegV family protein, with the translated sequence MTIAIVTDSTSDLTPELLAQIGVKSVPLYVLFDGKMHKDGLEIRPQDIFTGLKAGKKTPSTSQPSPAEFATAYTEALQVADEVLSLHISGQMSGTVGSARLAAQEFGGKVTVLDSRSVSMGLGLRVLRAAELAHQGLSMDEIVRQLEAAASKADIRFTVDTLDFLRINGRIGGAQALLGSLLNIKPILVVKDGRVDSGGRVRGHKKAVADLVEHVRKYTAAHGPTRVAVMCTPGGEEYVKEVRAGLSGIQFEDMGDHMIGAVVATHAGPGTVGVTLEPVTV
- a CDS encoding serine hydrolase, yielding MRARLLWALPALLWSCAAPPQQEGHVVLQRQDRAAPPADPLRDDAGCLRPAPEVPKAPPPPHHLSGQLGLWVAEVDPVTLRPVRALAVNPDSVFPLASTYKQAVLWALLRDIDAGRVQPTERFDVTRENQSLGSYPFDDSDVRTLTERMIRNSDNTATDILHRRVGLGAVQDVADRLGLCRTRLILPTKDWWVAQTGLSATFNGTSRWAAARGEEQRRLAELIDADSRKYRADYVQRKLNDHFDHRKDDAVDAQVYNLSTPYEFGTLVAQEFLRPDLSEPSRRWQRDVMALGFGKSALNLTHQKRVRYVGAKGGNGWQLLTYSGYVETTDGHHLVYVFMQRGADQTYTMPNTRRAFAWINAALKDLLTRPVDATP
- a CDS encoding glycosyltransferase — translated: MSIGFGSMTTPDPQATTREVVRALERSGQRAVLLSGWGGLSAADVPDSVFVTDSVPHDWLFPRVAATVHHGGAGTTAAGLAAGVPNVVVPFFGDQPFWGDRVQRLGVGPAPVPRRALNERTLAEALTHAVTDPGMKDRAAALGTRIRAEDGVARAAEVISGLKL
- a CDS encoding IclR family transcriptional regulator translates to MASSSLLAGAVDVLSAFDADHTEWRLSDLSRQLGVPTSTLHEQLTALCGTGLLVRVGRGRYRLGWRLLKLSSALYGSLPWYGPAHAAMERVARAGHALAFLSVLDGSSGRVLCIARSVQGRDGPPVAGELEFELPAHASASGKLLLALAGRPLPPDAAGFTPHTVTTTGVWASEAADIRAQDAARTRDEWASGTSGLAVPLRGAGGTVLAALGVSVPTARLREAALLRLLRDEADAVSWSFGWRPG